A region of Cucumis melo cultivar AY chromosome 2, USDA_Cmelo_AY_1.0, whole genome shotgun sequence DNA encodes the following proteins:
- the LOC127148241 gene encoding uncharacterized protein LOC127148241, whose product MPPRTGRRRRQNQDGMQGPTQGPSVGESSTLGIRGGAGNKQFARTTQEIGRTNRAEPSDPEKAYGIERLKKLGATVFEGSTDPADAENWLNMLEKCFDVMNCPEERKVRLATFLLQKEVEGWWKSILARRSDARALDWQTFRGIFEDKYYPSTYCEAKRDEFLGLKQGSLSVAEYERKYTELSRYADVIIASESDRC is encoded by the coding sequence atgccaccacgtactggtagacgacgccggcagaatcaggacgggatgcaaggtcctacccaaggtccatctgtaggggaatctagtaccctaggaattcgaggtggtgcaggaaacaagcagtttgcgagaacaacacaggaaataggaaggacaaatagagcagagcctagtgatccagaaaaggcatacggaattgaacggctgaagaagttaggggctacagtgtttgaaggttccacagatccagctgatgcagagaactggttgaatatgcttgaaaagtgttttgatgtgatgaattgtcctgaggagcgaaaggttagattggccacatttttgttgcaaaaagaggttgaaggatggtggaaatctatattagcaagacgcagtgatgcacgtgctttagactggcagacttttagaggcatattcgaagataagtattatcccagcacatactgcgaagccaagagggatgaatttctggggttgaaacaaggatcactttcagtggctgagtatgagaggaagtataccgagctttcacggtatgctgacgttattatagcttctgagagtgacaggtgctga